A window from Pangasianodon hypophthalmus isolate fPanHyp1 chromosome 16, fPanHyp1.pri, whole genome shotgun sequence encodes these proteins:
- the plagl2 gene encoding zinc finger protein PLAGL2: MAAAATDAPHHITTLTPEDEDRRAAPKLFGGPAQVRTESEREKETEKEKSGNECLVCGTLFSSQDKLQIHTFSHTGEKPFHCSQPHCHKAFSSKYKLYRHMATHSPQKTHQCSFCEKMFHRKDHLKNHLQTHDPNKEAFKCEECGKHYNTKLGYKRHVAMHSATAGDLTCKVCLQSYESTPALLDHLKSHSGKSSGGTKEKKHPCDHCDRRFYTRKDVRRHMVVHTGRKDFLCQYCAQRFGRKDHLTRHVKKSHSQELLKIKTEPPDMLALLGSGSPTCAVKEELSPMMCSMGPNKDSMMTKPFRSGTPFSMGMYNPHHLQAMSSPGMGHHHSLVPGSLSAAMGMGCSMEPPSALHHHHPHHHHHHPHHPSPPPPPPPHQQQTPLQPQPQQQHSQPPKYQLGSTSYLLDKPLKVEMESYLMDLQSGLPVPPPPSADPHSAASPNKDGLEPPPGLTDELCGDPLLSKSPAVIAESLCAANMDFSHLLGFFPLNLPPYSTPMSSGGLVMGYSTSTASSSSSSSSASSHAAESHAATATASVPLTSLQPQPQEQPGSSGGLGLGPLHPLPPVFSSSLSTTTLPRFHQAFQ; this comes from the exons ATGGCAGCAGCTGCCACCGATGCCCCACACCACATAACCACACTGACGCCGGAGGACGAGGATCGACGAGCTGCCCCCAAACTGTTTGGAGGTCCAGCTCAAGTGAGGacggagagtgagagagagaaggagacagagaaggagaaaagcgGCAACGAGTGTTTGGTGTGTGGCACCCTCTTCAGCTCACAGGATAAGCTTCAAATCCACACATTCagtcacacaggagagaaacctTTCCACTGTTCCCAACCTCACTGCCACAAGGCCTTCAGCTCCAAATATAAGCTCTACAG GCATATGGCCACACACTCCCCACAGAAGACCCACCAGTGCTCATTCTGTGAAAAGATGTTCCACCGTAAAGATCATTTGAAAAATCACCTGCAGACCCATGACCCCAACAAAGAAGCTTTTAAGTGTGAAGAGTGTGGCAAGCACTATAACACAAAGCTAGGCTACAAGCGCCATGTGGCCATGCACTCTGCCACAGCGGGAGACCTGACCTGCAAGGTATGTTTGCAGAGCTACGAGAGCACTCCTGCCCTCTTGGATCACCTCAAGAGCCATTCTGGCAAGTCTTCAGGGGGCACCAAGGAGAAGAAACACCCATGCGATCATTGTGACCGTCGCTTCTACACCCGCAAGGATGTTCGCAGACACATGGTAGTGCACACTGGTCGCAAAGATTTCCTGTGCCAGTACTGTGCCCAGCGCTTCGGAAGAAAGGACCACCTCACACGACATGTGAAGAAGAGCCACTCACAGGAGCTGCTGAAGATCAAGACAGAGCCACCAGATATGCTGGCTCTGCTTGGTTCTGGCTCTCCAACTTGTGCTGTGAAGGAAGAGCTCAGTCCTATGATGTGTAGCATGGGCCCCAACAAGGACTCCATGATGACCAAACCTTTCCGCAGTGGCACCCCTTTCTCTATGGGCATGTACAACCCACACCACCTCCAGGCCATGTCCAGCCCAGGAATGGGCCACCATCACTCCTTGGTTCCTGGGTCACTGTCCGCTGCTATGGGTATGGGTTGTTCCATGGAGCCTCCTTCAGCCTTACACCACCATCATCcgcatcatcatcaccaccacccacACCATCCCTCccctccacctccacccccACCACACCAGCAACAGACTCCACTGCAACCCCAACCCCAGCAGCAGCATTCCCAACCTCCCAAGTACCAGCTCGGATCTACCTCATACCTGCTGGATAAGCCCCTAAAGGTGGAGATGGAGAGTTACCTGATGGATCTGCAGAGTGGCTTGCCAGTCCCACCCCCACCTTCGGCTGATCCCCATTCAGCTGCCTCACCTAATAAAGATGGTCTGGAGCCTCCACCTGGCTTAACGGATGAGCTATGTGGGGATCCCCTCCTATCTAAAAGCCCTGCCGTCATTGCTGAATCTCTGTGTGCTGCTAACATGGACTTCTCCCATTTACTGGGCTTCTTTCCGCTAAACCTGCCTCCCTATAGCACTCCCATGAGTTCGGGAGGCCTGGTGATGGGCTACTCCACCTCCActgcctcttcttcttcctcatcatcGTCAGCATCTTCACATGCTGCCGAGTCTCATGCTGCCACAGCAACAGCCTCAGTGCCTCTTACCTCTTTGCAACCTCAACCTCAGGAGCAACCAGGCTCCAGTGGAGGTCTTGGTCTCGGGCCCCTGCACCCACTCCCACCAGTGTTTAGCTCCAGCCTTAGCACAACCACCTTGCCTCGCTTCCATCAGGCCTTTCAATGA